A window from Acropora palmata chromosome 14, jaAcrPala1.3, whole genome shotgun sequence encodes these proteins:
- the LOC141866265 gene encoding uncharacterized protein LOC141866265, producing MLRSNVLTMILLFMIRSSPTKSQTPYSNGTEQDNGQLNNHTVSPQTTTASLLTNRTKTNSATSITTLITATTKDKTKTLSSASLLHVESTLKVQVTQKPTGNQHADRKKRRVTWLSVTIALAICLSAVGVGAALYFVRWKKKKKIKEGFQEEMATICLHDELASEALYSSWKPFMGTSDSSNRMKLVIGSQNGDTNTSQTNSRALELI from the exons ATGCTTCGATCTAACGTCCTAACGATGATTCTTTTATTTATGATCCGTTCGAGTCCAACCAAGTCGCAAACGCCATACAGCAATGGAACAGAGCAAG atAATGGACAACTGAATAATCACACAGTTTCGCCACAAACAACTACCGCCTCATTATTGACAAAtcgaacaaaaacaaactctGCCACAAGCATCACAACATTGATCACAGCAACAACGAAAGACAAGACTAAAACTCTTTCCTCTGCAAGTCTACTTCACGTCGAAAGTACTTTAAAAGTACAAGTCACACAGAAACCGACGGGCAATCAACACGCGGACCGTAAAAAAAGGCGCGTCACGTGGTTGAGTGTGACCATTGCATTGGCAATATGTTTGTCAGCTGTAGGCGTCGGTGCAGCTTTATACTTCGTGCGATGGAAAAA aaaaaagaagataaaagagGGATTCCAGGAAGAGATGGCAACCATTTGTTTACA TGACGAGCTGGCTTCAGAAGCATTGTACTCTTCATGGAAACCATTTATGGGCACAAGTGACAGCAGTAACAGAATGAAGCTTGTAATTGGTTCTCAGAATGGAGACACAAACACTTCACAGACGAACTCAAGGGCACTGGAGTTGATCTAA
- the LOC141866199 gene encoding uncharacterized protein LOC141866199 — protein sequence MARSDKEESFRSISYDEELERAKWFKEDLDKGSGWTVAGEGPGYTYWIKTIQGDDVPVKIVYFIDMPFPAKVFSELLDPQNLKARNDWDKAFVEHEILEAYPEDGGYVTYMRALLSFPLRDRSFVLYLPPAKEMDWYGEKAIFMLIKNASHPRRPEGDDGLVRAKNGGNFYVVTPDETQPEAACKIFGLTNNLYNGWITKRTEWMQRRIVPRKFNEWRDNMVEGYYTYFKK from the coding sequence ATGGCGAGGTCTGATAAGGAAGAGTCATTTCGATCCATCTCCTATGACGAAGAGCTCGAAAGGGCGAAGTGGTTTAAAGAGGACTTGGATAAAGGTAGTGGTTGGACTGTGGCAGGGGAGGGTCCTGGCTATACGTACTGGATTAAGACCATTCAAGGGGACGACGTCCCTGTTAAGATAGTATACTTCATAGACATGCCCTTTCCAGCAAAGGTTTTCTCTGAGTTGTTGGATCCTCAAAATCTCAAGGCTCGTAACGATTGGGACAAGGCTTTTGTTGAACATGAGATTTTAGAAGCATACCCCGAAGATGGCGGCTATGTGACGTATATGAGAGCACTTCTATCTTTCCCACTAAGAGATAGATCATTTGTGCTATATCTTCCACCAGCCAAAGAGATGGACTGGTACGGAGAAAAAGCCATTTTCATGTTGATAAAGAACGCATCTCACCCAAGGAGGCCCGAAGGGGATGATGGCCTTGTAAGAGCAAAAAATGGTGGCAATTTCTATGTCGTGACACCAGATGAGACACAACCCGAGGCTGCATGCAAGATATTTGGTTTGACAAATAACCTTTACAATGGATGGATTACAAAGAGAACGGAGTGGATGCAGAGGAGGATTGTGCCCAGAAAATTCAACGAATGGAGAGATAATATGGTGGAAGGTTATTACACGTATTTCAAGAAGTAG
- the LOC141866198 gene encoding CUB and zona pellucida-like domain-containing protein 1 isoform X3 encodes MNGTFHSPNYPNKHSDGEYCSWKISVNPGNRIRLTFSNPSIHNQNDASKLIVYDGKNVSGEVLGVFHGNLPPTWKELYSSSNHMLVIFVSNATDSYTGFNASYSFIERRATPAPTISTTKQRPDVISSTYTESHLSTNNDLNEESGKNNEKRQPDEEAGANVVAIVVPLSGLVLVALLLVGVFFYCRRKRKRKGESGNPRDTVHFRTTGEETTLVENPTYDLTVNHSDMTRKGESNLTANATTSTSENANQLYTEIEGREEQYIQTRETYPAQQNENPLYESAADKAVSNPLYDSNLITEMKKREAYLERQEENPLYE; translated from the exons ATGAACGGAACTTTTCACTCACCAAACTATCCAAACAAGCATTCAGATGGAGAGTACTGCTCTTGGAAGATCTCTGTCAATCCAGGAAACCGAATTCGATTAACCTTTTCAAATCCTAGTATTCATAACCAGAATGACGCAAGCAAATTAATCGTGTATGATGGAAAGAATGTCAGTGGAGAGGTGTTAGGAGTGTTCCATGGAAATCTCCCACCCACTTGGAAAGAACTCTACTCGTCTTCAAATCATATGCTGGTGATATTTGTGTCGAACGCGACTGACTCATACACCGGATTCAATGCTTCCTACAGTTTTATTGAAAGAAGAG CAACACCGGCTCCCACAATTTCAACGACGAAACAAAGACCTGACGTGATATCGTCGACGTACACCGAAAGCCATTTGTCAACGAATAATGATTTAAACGAGGAAAGCGGgaagaacaatgaaaagagACAACCAGACGAAGAGG CAGGTGCCAATGTGGTTGCAATTGTCGTTCCTTTGTCGGGTCTGGTGCTCGTGGCCCTGTTGCTTGttggtgttttcttttattgcaGAAG GAAAAGGAAGAGGAAAGGAGAAAGTGGAAACCCCAGAGACACCGTTCATTTCAG GACAACAGGAGAAGAAACAACCTTGGTTGAAAATCCTACCTATGATCTCACAGTGAATCACAGCGATATGACACGAAAAGGCGAAAG CAATTTGACAGCAAATGCTACGACATCAACTTCTGAAAACGCAAACCAGTTATACACGGAGATTGAAGGAAGAGAAGAACAATATATTCAGACGAGAGAGACTTATCCCGCGCAGCAGAATGAAAACCCGTTATACGAATCTGCGGCAGACAAGGCGGTATCAAATCCTTTGTATGACAG CAATTTGATcacagaaatgaagaaaagagaGGCTTATCTCGAGCGGCAGGAGGAAAACCCTTTGTACGAATGA
- the LOC141866198 gene encoding uncharacterized protein LOC141866198 isoform X4 produces MNGTFHSPNYPNKHSDGEYCSWKISVNPGNRIRLTFSNPSIHNQNDASKLIVYDGKNVSGEVLGVFHGNLPPTWKELYSSSNHMLVIFVSNATDSYTGFNASYSFIERRATPAPTISTTKQRPDVISSTYTESHLSTNNDLNEESGKNNEKRQPDEEGANVVAIVVPLSGLVLVALLLVGVFFYCRRKRKRKGESGNPRDTVHFRTTGEETTLVENPTYDLTVNHSDMTRKGESNLTANATTSTSENANQLYTEIEGREEQYIQTRETYPAQQNENPLYESAADKAVSNPLYDSNLITEMKKREAYLERQEENPLYE; encoded by the exons ATGAACGGAACTTTTCACTCACCAAACTATCCAAACAAGCATTCAGATGGAGAGTACTGCTCTTGGAAGATCTCTGTCAATCCAGGAAACCGAATTCGATTAACCTTTTCAAATCCTAGTATTCATAACCAGAATGACGCAAGCAAATTAATCGTGTATGATGGAAAGAATGTCAGTGGAGAGGTGTTAGGAGTGTTCCATGGAAATCTCCCACCCACTTGGAAAGAACTCTACTCGTCTTCAAATCATATGCTGGTGATATTTGTGTCGAACGCGACTGACTCATACACCGGATTCAATGCTTCCTACAGTTTTATTGAAAGAAGAG CAACACCGGCTCCCACAATTTCAACGACGAAACAAAGACCTGACGTGATATCGTCGACGTACACCGAAAGCCATTTGTCAACGAATAATGATTTAAACGAGGAAAGCGGgaagaacaatgaaaagagACAACCAGACGAAGAGG GTGCCAATGTGGTTGCAATTGTCGTTCCTTTGTCGGGTCTGGTGCTCGTGGCCCTGTTGCTTGttggtgttttcttttattgcaGAAG GAAAAGGAAGAGGAAAGGAGAAAGTGGAAACCCCAGAGACACCGTTCATTTCAG GACAACAGGAGAAGAAACAACCTTGGTTGAAAATCCTACCTATGATCTCACAGTGAATCACAGCGATATGACACGAAAAGGCGAAAG CAATTTGACAGCAAATGCTACGACATCAACTTCTGAAAACGCAAACCAGTTATACACGGAGATTGAAGGAAGAGAAGAACAATATATTCAGACGAGAGAGACTTATCCCGCGCAGCAGAATGAAAACCCGTTATACGAATCTGCGGCAGACAAGGCGGTATCAAATCCTTTGTATGACAG CAATTTGATcacagaaatgaagaaaagagaGGCTTATCTCGAGCGGCAGGAGGAAAACCCTTTGTACGAATGA
- the LOC141866198 gene encoding uncharacterized protein LOC141866198 isoform X1 — protein sequence MIWWASIVLTTAALVQTSLTDTIGLTRFAIQWPAGTYGIPKPKTGCPSSDGFQWMTGSRSQDTNNNESKNNKSASFHLDAVVDKKKVKRSFCLKTSTAKDQNRNIWPSGQYCIYKKGSCPHGLNDGFVYWDDDDNYNKNSKSGTLPDGEYDSNTKIEFCCRTDGNENKPVVLPTKEQFYLLAYEFPRCQMVKWTVSRLEWIYYDTENWNNNDQREWAFPYNAATQHPTIYYCYYRGCNKTLTAMNGTFHSPNYPNKHSDGEYCSWKISVNPGNRIRLTFSNPSFHKQDDASNLIVYDGGNVSGEVLGVFHGSLPPPGKEFYSSSNHMLVVFVSKATDSYTGFNASYNIIERRATDPIKWPAGTYGIPKPVSGCPVADGFQWMTGSRSQDTESNNKKSVSFHLDAVVNKRKVKRSFCLKTSTAKDQNRTTWPSGKGRGKEKVETPETPFISGQQEKKQPWLKILPMISQ from the exons ATGATTTGGTGGGCTTCGATTGTGCTTACAACTGCAGCCCTTGTACAAACTTCATTGACTGACACAATCG GCCTCACGCGCTTCGCGATTCAATGGCCAGCTGGGACCTACGGCATACCCAAGCCCAAAACAGGGTGCCCCAGTTCGGATGGGTTTCAATGGATGACTGGCTCCCGATCGCAAGACACTAATAATAACGAATCTAAAAATAACAAGTCGGCATCATTTCATCTTGATGCTGtggttgacaaaaaaaaagtcaaacgATCCTTTTGCCTCAAGACATCCACAGCAAAGGACCAAAACAGAAACATTTGGCCTTCAG GCCAATACTGCATTTATAAAAAAGGAAGCTGTCCGCACGGTTTGAATGATGGTTTTGTTTACTGGGACGATGATGACAACTACAACAAGAATAGTAAAAGTGGGACACTTCCAGATGGTGAGTACGACTCGAATACAAAAATCGAGTTTTGTTGTAGGACTGATGGAAACGAAAACAAGCCTGTAGTCCTCCCCACCAAGGAGCAATTTTACCTGCTTGCTTACGAGTTCCCAAGGTGTCAAATGGTCAAGTGGACGGTGTCGAGGCTAGAGTGGATCTACTATGATACTGAGAACTGGAACAACAATGACCAACGAGAATGGGCGTTTCCCTACAATGCAGCCACACAGCATCCAAccatttattattgttactaccGCG GTTGCAACAAAACCTTAACAGCAATGAACGGAACTTTTCATTCGCCAAACTATCCAAACAAGCATTCAGATGGAGAGTACTGCTCTTGGAAGATCTCTGTCAATCCAGGAAATCGAATTCGATTAACCTTTTCAAATCCTAGTTTTCATAAACAGGATGACGCGAGCAATTTAATCGTGTATGATGGAGGGAATGTCAGTGGAGAGGTGTTAGGAGTATTCCACGGCAGCCTCCCGCCTCCTGGGAAAGAATTCTACTCCTCTTCAAATCATATGCTGGTGGTATTTGTATCAAAAGCGACTGACTCATACACTGGATTCAATGCTTCctacaatattattgaaagGAGAG CTACAGATCCAATTAAATGGCCTGCTGGAACCTACGGCATACCCAAGCCCGTTTCAGGATGCCCTGTTGCGGATGGGTTTCAGTGGATGACTGGCTCGCGATCTCAAGACACCGAATCGAACAATAAGAAATCGGTATCATTTCATCTTGATGCAGTggttaacaaaagaaaagtcaaACGATCGTTTTGCCTCAAGACATCCACAGCAAAGGATCAAAACAGGACCACTTGGCCTTCAG GAAAAGGAAGAGGAAAGGAGAAAGTGGAAACCCCAGAGACACCGTTCATTTCAG GACAACAGGAGAAGAAACAACCTTGGTTGAAAATCCTACCTATGATCTCACAGTGA
- the LOC141866198 gene encoding uncharacterized protein LOC141866198 isoform X2 — translation MIWWASIVLTTAALVQTSLTDTIGLTRFAIQWPAGTYGIPKPKTGCPSSDGFQWMTGSRSQDTNNNESKNNKSASFHLDAVVDKKKVKRSFCLKTSTAKDQNRNIWPSGQYCIYKKGSCPHGLNDGFVYWDDDDNYNKNSKSGTLPDGEYDSNTKIEFCCRTDGNENKPVVLPTKEQFYLLAYEFPRCQMVKWTVSRLEWIYYDTENWNNNDQREWAFPYNAATQHPTIYYCYYRGCNKTLTAMNGTFHSPNYPNKHSDGEYCSWKISVNPGNRIRLTFSNPSFHKQDDASNLIVYDGGNVSGEVLGVFHGSLPPPGKEFYSSSNHMLVVFVSKATDSYTGFNASYNIIERRATDPIKWPAGTYGIPKPVSGCPVADGFQWMTGSRSQDTESNNKKSVSFHLDAVVNKRKVKRSFCLKTSTAKDQNRTTWPSELMRPLIVGSITFRYQTADVCSDG, via the exons ATGATTTGGTGGGCTTCGATTGTGCTTACAACTGCAGCCCTTGTACAAACTTCATTGACTGACACAATCG GCCTCACGCGCTTCGCGATTCAATGGCCAGCTGGGACCTACGGCATACCCAAGCCCAAAACAGGGTGCCCCAGTTCGGATGGGTTTCAATGGATGACTGGCTCCCGATCGCAAGACACTAATAATAACGAATCTAAAAATAACAAGTCGGCATCATTTCATCTTGATGCTGtggttgacaaaaaaaaagtcaaacgATCCTTTTGCCTCAAGACATCCACAGCAAAGGACCAAAACAGAAACATTTGGCCTTCAG GCCAATACTGCATTTATAAAAAAGGAAGCTGTCCGCACGGTTTGAATGATGGTTTTGTTTACTGGGACGATGATGACAACTACAACAAGAATAGTAAAAGTGGGACACTTCCAGATGGTGAGTACGACTCGAATACAAAAATCGAGTTTTGTTGTAGGACTGATGGAAACGAAAACAAGCCTGTAGTCCTCCCCACCAAGGAGCAATTTTACCTGCTTGCTTACGAGTTCCCAAGGTGTCAAATGGTCAAGTGGACGGTGTCGAGGCTAGAGTGGATCTACTATGATACTGAGAACTGGAACAACAATGACCAACGAGAATGGGCGTTTCCCTACAATGCAGCCACACAGCATCCAAccatttattattgttactaccGCG GTTGCAACAAAACCTTAACAGCAATGAACGGAACTTTTCATTCGCCAAACTATCCAAACAAGCATTCAGATGGAGAGTACTGCTCTTGGAAGATCTCTGTCAATCCAGGAAATCGAATTCGATTAACCTTTTCAAATCCTAGTTTTCATAAACAGGATGACGCGAGCAATTTAATCGTGTATGATGGAGGGAATGTCAGTGGAGAGGTGTTAGGAGTATTCCACGGCAGCCTCCCGCCTCCTGGGAAAGAATTCTACTCCTCTTCAAATCATATGCTGGTGGTATTTGTATCAAAAGCGACTGACTCATACACTGGATTCAATGCTTCctacaatattattgaaagGAGAG CTACAGATCCAATTAAATGGCCTGCTGGAACCTACGGCATACCCAAGCCCGTTTCAGGATGCCCTGTTGCGGATGGGTTTCAGTGGATGACTGGCTCGCGATCTCAAGACACCGAATCGAACAATAAGAAATCGGTATCATTTCATCTTGATGCAGTggttaacaaaagaaaagtcaaACGATCGTTTTGCCTCAAGACATCCACAGCAAAGGATCAAAACAGGACCACTTGGCCTTCAG AGCTTATGAGGCCCCTTATTGTTGGAAGTATCACATTCAGATATCAAACAGCTGATGTTTGTAGCGATGGTTGA
- the LOC141866172 gene encoding uncharacterized protein LOC141866172: MGFGHRNCAVFGCHNSGKRLDKWSREMCEVHNSLIRGKTPCVCEPPFKLFPFPTIKKNSDARKRWIKLMKRQDLRGKPWEPKPSSRVCSAPFVSGKPTDENPDPVLKLGYQSPVSSLRKRKLPTERTPPLPLKRSRKSETHETVTDTDFANPSTSRVGGHEFPSTATNHKKSVDDTSIGSESMGDFGPNTNDNKQSNKSHIFSDHGYCYGWQDMAKPDFCFKENCLKEKHAKAEELRKLRDYINKLEQKLEQCRSKIKANENKGLRYTDLRKDATVRQLTGIPTRGAFDKLFCLVNKNVKKVNFWVGPTRSVKKGRNFKRTPKKFGPQRVLSKKDEFLLTLMKLRLGSTSADLGQRFGIGTTTVSNVFTTWIKILSKELGFLVYNPSKDVVKKTLPAKFKKPGYSNVRHIIDCTEIFIETPSNPTVRAATWSDYKHHNTAKVLVSITPNGAFNFVSKAWGGRTSDVNVTRESSFYDMCEPYDEVMADRGFTIAEDLILRHCKLHIPPGRRGKEQFSKAEVNKTKKIANLRIYVEQAIRRLKTFRLIKNELPISLLNNIDAIVLVCAALCNLYSPLGKTK, from the coding sequence ATGGGATTTGGACACAGAAATTGCGCTGTTTTTGGTTGCCACAACAGCGGTAAAAGACTTGATAAATGGAGTCGAGAGATGTGCGAGGTCCACAATTCGTTAATTCGCGGTAAAACGCCATGCGTATGTGAACCACCGTTCAAGCTCTTTCCTTTTCCcaccataaaaaagaacaGCGACGCCAGGAAACGCTGGATAAAGCTTATGAAACGCCAAGATCTCAGAGGGAAACCCTGGGAACCTAAACCATCATCGAGAGTATGTAGTGCTCCCTTTGTATCTGGCAAACCGACGGACGAAAACCCGGACCCTGTCTTGAAATTAGGCTATCAGTCTCCAGTATCTAGCTTAAGGAAGCGCAAGTTACCGACTGAAAGGACGCCACCGCTGCCTTTAAAGCGCTCGAGAAAAAGTGAAACTCATGAAACAGTTACGGATACTGATTTTGCGAATCCATCGACGAGCAGAGTTGGTGGCCATGAATTTCCCAGTACAGCTACTAACCACAAAAAATCAGTTGATGATACATCCATTGGCAGTGAGAGCATGGGTGATTTTGGGCCAAACACAAATGataacaaacaaagtaataaatCACACATTTTTAGCGATCATGGATATTGCTATGGCTGGCAAGACATGGCAAAGCcagatttttgtttcaaagagaACTGTCTAAAAGAAAAGCATGCCAAGGCTGAGGAACTGAGGAAGCTAAGGGACTACATCAATAAATTGGAGCAAAAACTTGAGCAGTGCCGATCGAAGATTAAAGCAAATGAGAATAAAGGCCTGAGATACACTGATCTTCGTAAAGATGCTACTGTTCGCCAACTTACTGGCATCCCAACGAGGGGTGCATTTGACAAGTTGTTTTGTCtggtaaacaaaaatgtcaagaAAGTAAATTTCTGGGTTGGCCCAACAAGGTCagttaaaaaaggaagaaattttaaaaggaCACCCAAAAAATTTGGACCCCAACGAGTGCTGTCAAAGAAAGATGAATTTCTCCTGACATTAATGAAGCTTCGCTTAGGTTCAACTTCTGCTGATTTAGGACAGAGATTTGGAATTGGGACAACCACAGTATCCAATGTTTTCACTACCTGGATTAAGATTCTGAGTAAGGAACTGGGATTTTTAGTGTACAATCCCTCCAAGGATGTGGTTAAGAAAACCCTTCCTGCCAAGTTCAAGAAACCCGGTTATTCAAATGTTCGACACATTATTGATTGCACGGAGATATTTATAGAAACCCCAAGTAACCCAACAGTCAGAGCAGCTACTTGGTCAGATTATAAACACCATAACACTGCGAAAGTACTAGTTTCTATTACTCCAAATGGAGCATTCAACTTTGTCTCCAAGGCATGGGGAGGCAGGACATCTGATGTCAATGTGACAAGAGAGTCCTCATTTTACGATATGTGTGAGCCATATGATGAGGTCATGGCAGATAGGGGATTCACAATTGCTGAAGATTTGATCTTAAGGCACTGCAAACTACACATCCCTCCTGGAAGACGTGGGAAAGAACAATTCTCAAAAGCAGAAGTCAACAAGACCAAGAAAATTGCAAATCTGAGAATCTATGTAGAACAAGCAATCAGGCGCTTGAAGACCTTTCGACTTATCAAGAATGAATTGCCGATATCATTACTAAATAACATTGATGCAATTGTTCTCGTGTGTGCAGCTTTGTGCAATTTGTACAGTCCTCTGGGTAAAACCAAATAG
- the LOC141866173 gene encoding uncharacterized protein LOC141866173, producing MSSDSSSLSLAEVNTWNVDALRLFCRKRNLKVSGNKAELVARVFAASEMGIPVQPSANELITRTETEKARLLIAPDKTQMPDPLSLKDNWLCESDGLTSWPPIFLSDITVFLMKEHPGKDVDLHQRVLNEYKEGKAFRLFDSGFLKEVEYNGVSVDSDYCFMKARCTHSMSIHDVPHTSWVCAAKKSGEIASAYCTCVAGMSSSCIHVTALLFRVEAANGNGLTNPACTSRECSWNVPQQSSKVKPTRICDINWTASKLNKEPTRPTVDIRRSLFEAHTERVQLSDEQKRKHAYDCLKDVLPESSFVIMAKAEFGSEELEEVIVEMAEDPVLVDITQKQLSTADIEAIEKATIGQSGNENWKLHRKGKITASNFHRVYTRVDTLKTRGGDATKLVETLQGLNVPSENVTALKYGRNMEHIAKQKFVKMFEKKHKAAQCRECGLFIDEQHQFLGAAPDLLLECACCGKGVLEIKCPYSIVNDIPSAENLPYLEMSGGSERLKENHAYFDQIQGQMAITKRNWCYFYVYTQKGQYIEKIDFNQAYWEKIKSNLVWFYEKYVVAA from the exons ATGTCGAGTGATTCGAGCAGTCTTTCGCTCGCCGAAGTGAACACGTGGAACGTCGATGCTTTGAGGTTGTTTTGCCGCAAAAGAAACCTTAAAGTATCAGGAAACAAGGCAGAGCTGGTTGCTCGGGTATTTGCTGCATCTGAAATGGGTATTCCTGTCCAGCCTTCAGCAAATGAACTGATTACAAGGACTGAAACTGAGAAGGCTAGGCTGCTGATCGCTCCTGACAAGACACAAATGCCAGACCCTTTGTCTCTCAAAGACAATTGGCTGTGTGAAAGTGACGGCCTAACATCGTGGCCTCCGATATTCCTGAGCGATATTACCGTGTTTTTAATGAAGGAGCACCCAGGGAAAGATGTTGATCTGCACCAACGAGTATTGAACGAgtacaaagaaggaaaagcctTTAGACTGTTCGACTCCGGATTCTTGAAAGAAGTCGAATATAATGGAGTGTCAGTGGATTCTGATTACTGCTTTATGAAAGCGAGATGTACCCATTCGATGTCAATACATGATGTGCCTCACACTTCATGGGTTTGTGCGGCCAAGAAAAGCGGTGAAATTGCCAGTGCATACTGCACTTGTGTTGCAGG GATGAGTAGCTCATGTATACATGTAACTGCCTTGCTCTTCCGGGTAGAAGCAGCTAATGGGAACGGCCTAACAAACCCAGCCTGTACTTCCAGAGAATGCAGTTGGAATGTGCCCCAGCAGTCATCGAAGGTCAAACCAACCAGAATCTGTGACATAAACTGGACAGCCTCAAAGTTGAATAAAG aACCTACAAGACCTACTGTGGATATTCGCCGCTCACTATTTGAGGCACACACAGAGAGAGTTCAACTAAGCGATGAGCAAAAACGTAAACATGCTTATGACTGTTTGAAAGATGTTTTACCTGAGTCAAGTTTTGTCATTATGGCTAAAGCTGAATTTGGATCAGAAGAATTGGAGGAAGTGATTGTTGAAATGGCAGAGGATCCTGTTTTGGTAGACATCACACAGAAACAGTTGAGCACTGCAGATATTGAAGCTATTGAAAAGGCAACTATTGGACAATCAGGCAATGAAAACTGGAAATTGCatcgcaaaggaaaaataacagCTTCTAATTTCCACCGTGTCTATACTAGAGTGGATACTCTGAAGACCAGAGGAGGGGATGCTACAAAGCTGGTGGAAACATTGCAGGGCTTGAATGTGCCATCAGAAAATGTCACTGCTCTAAAATATGGCAGAAATATGGAGCACAtagcaaagcaaaaatttgtcaaaatgttTGAGAAGAAACACAAAGCTGCTCAGTGTAGAGAATGTGGACTTTTTATTGATGAACAGCATCAATTTCTTGGTGCAGCTCCCGATTTACTGTTGGAATGTGCATGTTGTGGGAAAGGAGTTCTTGAGATCAAATGCCCATATTCAATAGTGAATGACATCCCTTCAGCAGAAAATCTCCCCTACCTAGAGATGAGTGGAGGTTCAGAGAGGTTGAAGGAAAACCATGCTTACTTTGATCAAATTCAAGGACAAATGGCTATCACGAAACGAAACTGGTgttatttttatgtttacACTCAGAAGGGACAGTATATAgaaaaaatagattttaatCAGGCTTACtgggaaaaaattaaatctaATCTAGTGTGGTTCTATGAAAAGTATGTAGTGGCTGCATAG